CTTTCTTTCACTAGTTCTTACATTAAGATTCGGAAGGATGTATATGTCCCGGAACTTTCCGATCCGGCAACTGCCGGATAGAATTCCTTCATGAGAAGCTTCGGAAAGGCATCACATTTTTTCATAAGTTTTCATAATTTATATTACACTACCAGATCAGAACTTGTTCTGATCCCTTTAATGTTATGGTTTCTTCATTGATTATTGGACTCGGAACAAGTTCCGAGCTACAGTAGTTCAGGAACTTGTTCTGAACATTGTTTTGTATTCCAGTCTCATCAAAATTTTCTTGGTTTCGGAACAATCAGTCAAAAGCCGGAATAAAGGTTCCGAACTACGATTGTTCTGATTCAATTTTTCATTACGGTTTGCTCAATAATTTTCAGGTTTCGGAACAAGTTCCGAACTACAGCATTTTCTCATAGATCTTCATATATTCGCCTGCTGTTTTTTCCATATTGAACATTCTTCTGGATTGGCTCATAATTCTCCGGATTTGTTTCATACGGATAGCGAAAGGTTGTTCATAAAACTTGAGCGCTTCTTTGATCCCGAATTCAATTCCGGTTTTATCCAACATTACGAAGACAAAACCATTTCCCTTATTCTTTTTCACATCAAGATGTTCGATCGTATCTTTCAAACCACCTGTAGCCCGCACGATCGGTAAAGTTCCAAATCTGGGAACTTCCATTTGCGGAAGTCCGCAAGGTTCATAACGGGATGGCATTAGAATGAAGTCAGAAGCTGCTTTACCGAGAGTACTTAAAGATTCATCGAAAGTTTGAAATTTGAGATTGCTATTTTTTTTGGATAGTACTTTTAATTTATTCTCGACTTTAAGATCACCATTAGCGACCACGGCGATCTGCATTTTGTACTTTTTCAGGAAATATTCGGCATGATCGACCAGCAATTCGGGAGATTTCTGGGAATACAATCTGTTCGGCCAAAAGAATAGAGGGATATCCGGTTCGAGAGGAAGTTTCATTTTTTCCTGGAAAAGCTTCTTATTTTCTGCTTTCTTCTCCATGACCGTGTGCTTATTGAAATTGATTATATCAGGCATAACTTCGGGATTTATAGTATCATTGGGAGCATTTAGAATTCCGAACGCTTTATCTTGTTCACATTTATCTTTAATAACCTGATAGATGGGTCTGGAAACGAGTTCCGGGAAATAATCATCTTTCAGTTCTTCCAGAAAAGTCTGGCTGACCGTATTAAAATAATCGGCAGCAAAGATCGCACTCGCTGTGAAATCAACTTTATTAGTATTAAAATATTTTCGCCAATTCTGTTTAATGTTTTCCGGAAATTCTTCAAAATATAAATTTTCGACAAATTCCATCGGTTTTATTCCGCTTAATTCGATATCCATCAAAGTCTGCTTTTCAGTAAAAATATTATGAAGCGTGAACAGCGATTTTATACCTTTTGCTTTTGCTGCTGCCGGGAT
This sequence is a window from Candidatus Cloacimonadota bacterium. Protein-coding genes within it:
- a CDS encoding glycogen synthase gives rise to the protein MSKKPKILLCTPEITELPEGMGNAANFVSAKGGGLGDISASLVRHLNESREFELHIVLPKYDNRIKNVSKYTNQQIDRLSITLQGKGIHLVNDSAFSYLSNPYAEHKLHSPVRRSLVFQRYVINNLLDWIEPDVVHCNDWMTGLIPAAAKAKGIKSLFTLHNIFTEKQTLMDIELSGIKPMEFVENLYFEEFPENIKQNWRKYFNTNKVDFTASAIFAADYFNTVSQTFLEELKDDYFPELVSRPIYQVIKDKCEQDKAFGILNAPNDTINPEVMPDIINFNKHTVMEKKAENKKLFQEKMKLPLEPDIPLFFWPNRLYSQKSPELLVDHAEYFLKKYKMQIAVVANGDLKVENKLKVLSKKNSNLKFQTFDESLSTLGKAASDFILMPSRYEPCGLPQMEVPRFGTLPIVRATGGLKDTIEHLDVKKNKGNGFVFVMLDKTGIEFGIKEALKFYEQPFAIRMKQIRRIMSQSRRMFNMEKTAGEYMKIYEKML